In one Hyphomicrobium sp. 99 genomic region, the following are encoded:
- a CDS encoding CPBP family intramembrane glutamic endopeptidase, translating to MTKVFSSKDVVSGSADLCAGGTLAQSFDVIHPSQQRRLQLWAELGVLFVGMPLLMRIAVFDYRVPLFYALPPVFMGFIAFLYFDRTFSLKKELSRAVSGSTALSILGTFIIGSALVGSLVAVLMPDRLFALAAERPGLWLKIMSLYPFTSVLPQEFAYRVFFFHRYGALFQSRWTLIFANALAFGFAHILFRNWLAVGGTFVVGLLLAWRYERTRSFWSVYMEHVLWGWLVFTIGLGVFFFTGVKNPAW from the coding sequence ATGACGAAAGTCTTCTCGTCGAAAGATGTCGTCTCCGGCTCAGCCGATCTTTGCGCCGGTGGAACGCTCGCCCAATCGTTCGACGTCATTCATCCCTCTCAACAGCGCAGACTGCAGCTCTGGGCCGAACTCGGCGTGCTATTCGTCGGAATGCCGCTGCTGATGCGGATTGCCGTCTTCGATTACCGCGTTCCCCTATTTTATGCGCTGCCACCCGTGTTCATGGGCTTCATTGCCTTCCTGTATTTTGATCGCACCTTCAGCCTGAAGAAGGAATTGAGCCGTGCGGTCTCCGGGTCCACGGCGCTCTCGATCCTCGGGACCTTCATCATCGGCAGCGCGCTCGTCGGCTCGCTCGTCGCGGTGTTGATGCCTGACCGATTATTCGCCCTCGCCGCAGAGCGCCCAGGTCTCTGGCTGAAGATCATGTCGCTCTATCCGTTTACGTCCGTGCTGCCCCAGGAGTTCGCTTACAGGGTTTTCTTTTTTCACCGTTACGGAGCGTTGTTCCAGTCACGCTGGACCTTGATTTTCGCCAACGCATTGGCATTTGGATTTGCCCACATCCTCTTCCGCAACTGGCTCGCGGTCGGCGGAACGTTCGTTGTCGGATTGCTGCTGGCTTGGCGCTACGAGCGCACCCGGTCGTTCTGGTCGGTCTACATGGAACACGTCCTCTGGGGATGGCTCGTATTCACCATCGGGCTCGGCGTATTTTTCTTCACCGGGGTCAAAAATCCCGCGTGGTGA